The following proteins are co-located in the Piscirickettsia litoralis genome:
- the hpf gene encoding ribosome hibernation-promoting factor, HPF/YfiA family → MQVTVTGHHIPLSNSLRDFAKQKLGKLSQHSEQILHADVVLTHQSGRNKAEVKVGIPGHNLISHADGRDMYHILGLAIDKVDKQLVRVKEKRTTRRTQEVTINEEA, encoded by the coding sequence ATGCAAGTTACGGTTACAGGTCATCATATTCCTCTATCAAACTCTCTACGCGACTTCGCCAAGCAAAAGCTCGGTAAATTATCACAACATTCTGAACAGATCCTTCACGCTGATGTCGTACTCACGCACCAATCCGGACGAAATAAAGCGGAAGTTAAAGTTGGGATTCCAGGACACAATTTAATTTCTCATGCCGATGGGCGGGATATGTACCATATTTTAGGCTTAGCGATTGATAAAGTTGATAAGCAGCTCGTCAGAGTAAAAGAAAAGCGCACAACTCGCCGCACTCAAGAAGTTACGATAAATGAAGAGGCGTAA
- the yidD gene encoding membrane protein insertion efficiency factor YidD has translation MGPRCRFYPSCSQYSIEAIQKHGLVYGIFLTIKRLLCCHPGCEGGVDLVPEKTSKTSRG, from the coding sequence TTGGGGCCTCGCTGTCGATTTTATCCGTCCTGTTCTCAATATTCGATTGAGGCGATACAAAAGCATGGCCTGGTTTATGGAATATTTTTAACAATCAAACGGTTATTGTGTTGCCATCCAGGCTGTGAGGGGGGGGTGGATTTGGTTCCAGAAAAAACATCTAAAACATCTAGAGGGTAG
- a CDS encoding class I SAM-dependent methyltransferase, translating into MTKERIEINKVVSHNSQVWDQYVKNQCEWSRPVSAELIEKAKNGDWEVHITRRPLANDWLPKDIKGKNILCLAAAGGQQAPVLAAAGANVTVFDASKKQLEQDLKVAKRDSLVLETIQGDMRDLSAFNDYSFDYIVHPISNLYVPCLKNVWQECYRVLKKGGVLLASFYNPVLFIFERDQSLESQSLLKPKYKLPYSDVISLGAQADEDKLNSGEAITFGHTLSDQIGQQISAGFVIAGFYEDDHPSSPRFLIERYMQGMIATKAVKLE; encoded by the coding sequence ATGACTAAAGAAAGAATAGAAATTAATAAGGTTGTTTCACACAATAGTCAAGTGTGGGATCAATATGTAAAAAATCAGTGTGAGTGGTCTAGACCAGTCTCAGCAGAGCTTATTGAAAAAGCAAAAAATGGTGATTGGGAGGTTCATATTACTCGAAGGCCGCTCGCTAATGATTGGTTGCCAAAGGATATTAAAGGCAAGAATATTTTGTGCCTTGCTGCTGCAGGAGGTCAACAGGCACCCGTACTTGCTGCTGCTGGTGCGAATGTGACCGTGTTTGATGCTTCTAAAAAACAATTAGAGCAAGATTTAAAGGTTGCAAAAAGAGACTCTCTGGTGTTAGAAACGATCCAGGGAGATATGCGAGACTTGAGTGCTTTTAATGATTATTCTTTTGATTATATCGTTCACCCGATTTCAAACTTATATGTCCCATGTTTAAAAAATGTGTGGCAAGAATGCTATCGGGTTCTTAAAAAAGGAGGGGTATTGCTTGCAAGCTTTTATAACCCTGTTTTATTTATTTTTGAGCGTGATCAAAGCTTGGAAAGTCAAAGTTTATTAAAGCCTAAATATAAATTGCCATATTCTGATGTCATCAGCTTGGGTGCCCAAGCTGATGAAGATAAATTAAACTCAGGGGAAGCGATTACTTTTGGTCATACTTTATCAGACCAAATTGGTCAGCAAATTTCTGCTGGATTTGTTATTGCAGGGTTTTATGAAGATGATCATCCTTCATCACCACGTTTTCTTATTGAGCGATATATGCAAGGCATGATTGCAACTAAAGCTGTTAAATTGGAGTAA
- the add gene encoding adenosine deaminase, whose amino-acid sequence MIEFIRQLPKAELHLHIEGSLEPELMFELAERNKIKLPYDSIEQVKKAYQFDSLQSFLDLYYQGAAVLCTEQDFYDLTWNYLEKVAAEGVVHVEVFFDPQTHTERGVVIETVIDGIYHALEDASKSLGLTFCLILCFLRHLSAASAMNTLESAIATRRDKFIACGLDSSELGSPEKFKEVFEVAHQHGLLAVAHAGEEGPADYIWQAINLLKVKRIDHGVRCIEDPKLMDYLLERQIPSMRARERQARGEYSEVGSDF is encoded by the coding sequence ATGATCGAATTTATAAGGCAGTTGCCTAAGGCAGAATTACATTTACATATCGAAGGGTCGTTGGAACCTGAGTTGATGTTTGAGCTTGCTGAACGCAATAAAATTAAACTGCCTTATGATTCAATAGAGCAGGTCAAAAAGGCCTATCAATTTGATAGTTTGCAGTCATTTCTGGATCTTTACTATCAAGGAGCGGCAGTATTATGTACTGAACAAGACTTTTATGACTTGACTTGGAATTACTTAGAAAAAGTTGCTGCTGAAGGTGTTGTCCATGTCGAAGTGTTTTTTGATCCGCAAACACATACCGAACGTGGAGTAGTGATAGAAACAGTAATTGATGGTATTTATCATGCTTTAGAAGATGCGAGTAAATCCCTGGGTCTGACTTTTTGTTTGATTTTATGCTTTTTAAGGCATTTGAGTGCGGCTTCTGCTATGAATACTTTAGAGAGTGCGATAGCAACACGGCGTGATAAATTTATTGCCTGTGGATTAGACTCCTCAGAATTGGGCTCACCTGAAAAGTTCAAGGAAGTTTTCGAGGTGGCGCACCAGCATGGTTTGTTAGCTGTTGCACATGCAGGGGAAGAGGGGCCTGCTGACTATATTTGGCAGGCAATTAACTTGCTTAAAGTCAAACGTATTGATCATGGTGTACGTTGTATAGAAGATCCAAAGTTAATGGACTATTTACTAGAGCGACAGATTCCATCGATGCGAGCCAGGGAGCGCCAAGCGCGGGGTGAGTATTCCGAGGTAGGCTCGGATTTTTAG
- a CDS encoding amidohydrolase family protein — protein MEVQNTYRGSDASVTVCPLSNIKLCVFNTMQEHNLKQLLDYGLCVTVNTDDPSYFGGYMLDNYLAVQEGLSLSKSELAQLAKNSINSSFLEEKQKRVYLNQLDNMFAL, from the coding sequence ATGGAAGTGCAAAATACCTACCGAGGTAGCGACGCTTCCGTAACAGTATGCCCTTTATCTAATATTAAGCTTTGTGTCTTCAATACTATGCAAGAGCATAATTTAAAGCAATTACTTGATTATGGTCTGTGTGTCACCGTGAATACGGACGACCCTTCTTATTTTGGTGGCTATATGTTAGATAATTATTTAGCCGTACAAGAAGGGCTTTCGCTATCTAAATCAGAGCTTGCTCAACTCGCTAAAAATTCAATTAACTCCTCATTTCTTGAAGAAAAGCAAAAGAGGGTATATTTAAACCAACTTGATAATATGTTTGCATTATAA
- a CDS encoding MFS transporter produces the protein MSYLKERLRLFQIKSFRYFILSSFFATFGGGLSYIIVTWLVMGQGHEMRNVAIVMICYWLPVVVLGPFAGVLADRYNRKALMLMTNFIRGIILVGFALMIQSKISATSIYWLCLALGVGIGLYIPVVMTFVREIVPENQLLNANATLDMVYELGSILGMGGPVL, from the coding sequence ATGTCATATTTAAAAGAGCGTTTGCGCTTATTTCAGATTAAATCTTTTCGATACTTTATCTTAAGCTCGTTCTTTGCGACTTTCGGTGGTGGGTTATCATATATTATCGTGACCTGGTTGGTGATGGGACAGGGTCATGAAATGCGTAATGTTGCAATTGTGATGATTTGCTATTGGCTGCCCGTCGTTGTTTTAGGTCCATTTGCTGGTGTTCTTGCTGATCGCTATAATCGCAAGGCATTAATGTTAATGACTAACTTTATCCGTGGGATTATTTTAGTTGGCTTCGCATTAATGATACAAAGCAAAATATCAGCAACATCGATTTACTGGCTGTGTTTAGCTCTAGGGGTTGGTATTGGCTTATATATCCCTGTGGTTATGACGTTTGTACGCGAGATTGTTCCGGAGAATCAACTACTAAATGCAAATGCAACTTTGGATATGGTCTATGAGTTGGGAAGCATTTTGGGAATGGGGGGGCCGGTGCTTTAA
- a CDS encoding MFS transporter: MVLVSPKFSLLGCGLLFILSTFILLAIRYEKPEKSDQEQKGFFTDFKLGFVYLWQHPELISIYIIQLLIMVMFMTAPVLLAPYAKEVLHANAIQFGHLEAALSIGVVIGGLVFPYFVQKLGFYKVFATAVIVMGLSFWLFSHNENIYWAQVLYFIIGLALSAWPLIVTRAQELTDLDYQGRLQGLVNSLSGVLILAIYLLAIVFGDKIDIAKVYWLEVLLSCITLALVWRLYSKSEKKADSALLNEQAK, from the coding sequence ATGGTACTTGTCTCACCAAAGTTTAGTTTACTCGGTTGTGGCTTACTTTTTATCTTGAGTACATTTATTTTATTGGCGATTCGTTATGAAAAACCAGAAAAGTCAGACCAGGAGCAAAAAGGGTTTTTTACAGACTTTAAGCTGGGCTTTGTTTATTTATGGCAGCATCCTGAGTTAATTTCGATTTATATAATACAGCTTTTGATTATGGTGATGTTTATGACGGCGCCAGTATTGCTTGCGCCTTATGCAAAAGAGGTCTTGCATGCAAATGCGATTCAGTTCGGCCATCTTGAGGCTGCGCTTTCTATCGGTGTGGTTATCGGTGGCCTTGTCTTTCCATACTTTGTCCAAAAGCTTGGCTTTTATAAAGTATTTGCAACCGCTGTTATTGTCATGGGCTTGAGTTTTTGGCTATTTAGCCATAATGAGAATATTTACTGGGCGCAAGTTTTATATTTTATTATTGGCCTTGCGTTATCAGCTTGGCCGCTAATTGTTACCCGCGCTCAAGAGCTCACAGATTTAGATTATCAAGGCCGTTTGCAAGGACTGGTAAATAGCTTGTCAGGGGTGTTGATTCTCGCCATTTATTTGCTTGCTATTGTCTTTGGAGACAAAATTGATATAGCCAAAGTTTATTGGTTAGAAGTATTGCTCTCATGTATAACACTTGCGTTGGTTTGGAGGTTGTATAGCAAATCAGAAAAAAAAGCGGATTCAGCGCTCTTAAATGAGCAAGCTAAATAA
- a CDS encoding MFS transporter: MNKNNKRLSKDYYLFQAAFFSSILGARCNQLAVAWWALSQINSAAVFASLIAYASFFEVFSRIIFSSLGDQIDRKLIIIICNSVSAATALALIILSIAGIFDFYLLVFLIVISSIATGVRSPLESSILPMLVKTEQVSEAFRFNKAVYSVVTLIGPGFAGLLISLYNVQLAFIIDFIFIIVACIFVLLIKSNTHPIKNSNLNNDINKGSKIFIKDWYHKTIYGIRALFYVKPEFYFAILAMLINFALYPFFMILVPVFIKNHLGLGAWSVGLVDAGFGVGILLASLFLVKKLSDFFYRDIIIFIGTLLLGASLLLSSLLVNPYIIAIVMVIGGAGLMLININTTVLRSLATPEHYRNRMMAIVSAFSSLSLPLGSYFAGLLLSAVGITYTMEIFGAIIFIVSFFILILPSLKQVSRLPECDLKGVYYQIYPKAFKDQL; the protein is encoded by the coding sequence ATTAATAAGAATAATAAGCGGCTAAGTAAGGATTATTACTTATTTCAGGCTGCTTTTTTTTCCAGTATATTAGGTGCTCGTTGTAATCAACTTGCAGTGGCTTGGTGGGCGCTATCACAAATTAATTCAGCGGCTGTATTTGCTTCACTGATTGCTTATGCAAGTTTTTTTGAGGTATTTTCACGGATTATATTTTCATCATTAGGTGATCAAATTGATCGAAAGTTGATTATTATTATTTGCAATAGTGTTAGCGCGGCAACTGCACTGGCCTTAATTATTTTGTCAATAGCAGGTATATTTGACTTTTACTTGCTGGTTTTTCTTATTGTTATATCCAGTATTGCTACTGGAGTGCGTTCACCTCTGGAATCTAGCATATTACCAATGTTGGTCAAAACCGAGCAAGTGAGTGAAGCATTTCGCTTTAATAAAGCAGTTTATTCAGTGGTTACCCTGATTGGCCCTGGGTTTGCTGGCTTATTAATTTCTTTATATAATGTTCAGCTTGCATTTATTATTGATTTTATCTTTATCATTGTTGCTTGTATATTTGTTTTATTAATTAAGTCAAATACTCACCCTATTAAAAATAGTAACTTAAATAATGATATCAATAAAGGCAGTAAAATTTTTATAAAGGACTGGTACCATAAGACGATCTATGGAATTAGAGCACTTTTTTATGTAAAACCTGAGTTTTACTTTGCAATTTTAGCCATGCTAATCAATTTTGCCTTATATCCATTTTTTATGATTTTGGTTCCTGTCTTTATTAAAAATCATTTGGGTTTAGGTGCTTGGTCTGTAGGCTTGGTTGATGCTGGGTTTGGTGTTGGTATTTTGCTTGCAAGCTTGTTTTTAGTTAAAAAGCTATCAGATTTTTTTTATCGAGATATTATTATATTTATCGGCACGCTACTATTGGGAGCTTCATTGTTACTATCTTCACTTTTGGTTAACCCTTATATTATTGCTATTGTTATGGTTATCGGTGGTGCTGGATTAATGTTGATTAATATCAATACAACTGTGTTACGCTCGCTGGCGACTCCGGAGCACTATAGAAACAGGATGATGGCAATAGTCTCTGCATTTTCTTCTTTATCATTGCCTTTAGGTAGCTATTTTGCTGGATTGTTATTAAGTGCTGTTGGTATTACTTATACAATGGAAATCTTCGGCGCTATTATCTTTATTGTGTCATTTTTTATTCTAATCTTGCCGAGCTTAAAGCAGGTTTCAAGGTTGCCAGAATGTGATCTAAAGGGCGTATATTATCAAATTTATCCTAAGGCATTTAAAGATCAACTATGA
- a CDS encoding P1 family peptidase: protein MINDRQGKESIIVSIPGLKIGHAEDQKNQTGVSVFLFDEPATCGYHLCGSAPALRDVQVLDLDTCVNEVHGLALTGGSAFGLDITSGVMQWLEEQGKGLQTPHRQIPLVPTAAIYDFDSGQAVAPTPELAYQACESASGDYQYGRVGAGFGASAGKAWQDATPTRTGIGLSVIQTGDNRIVSVAVVNAVGDIYQENQIIAGAKDNQGSFINLEKKISQGDFNIELSPNQNTVLVANFIDGALPVKELAIISKMTTAGMARAIRPSFTSFDGDIVFTAAVGKKALSDADTMRLGTACALNVEQAIINSVR, encoded by the coding sequence ATGATTAATGATAGACAAGGTAAGGAGTCAATTATAGTGAGTATTCCAGGGTTGAAAATAGGTCACGCTGAAGATCAAAAAAACCAGACAGGAGTGAGTGTTTTTTTATTTGATGAACCTGCTACCTGTGGTTACCATTTATGTGGAAGTGCACCGGCTTTGCGTGATGTACAAGTGCTTGACCTTGATACTTGTGTTAATGAAGTTCATGGTTTAGCGCTAACCGGTGGAAGTGCTTTTGGTTTGGACATTACCAGTGGGGTGATGCAGTGGCTAGAAGAGCAGGGGAAAGGCTTACAAACACCTCATCGGCAAATTCCGTTGGTGCCGACTGCGGCAATTTATGATTTTGATTCGGGGCAGGCTGTTGCGCCAACGCCAGAATTAGCTTACCAGGCCTGTGAAAGTGCAAGTGGTGACTACCAATATGGCCGTGTTGGCGCTGGTTTTGGTGCAAGTGCAGGAAAAGCTTGGCAGGACGCAACTCCAACACGAACCGGTATTGGTCTGTCAGTGATACAAACGGGCGACAACCGCATTGTCAGTGTTGCTGTTGTTAATGCGGTCGGTGATATTTATCAGGAAAACCAAATTATTGCAGGTGCTAAGGATAATCAAGGGAGTTTTATTAATTTAGAGAAAAAAATTAGCCAGGGTGATTTTAATATCGAATTAAGTCCGAATCAAAATACAGTACTCGTTGCTAATTTTATCGATGGTGCATTGCCTGTAAAAGAGTTGGCTATTATCAGCAAAATGACAACAGCTGGGATGGCACGTGCGATTCGACCCAGCTTTACGTCGTTTGATGGTGATATTGTTTTTACAGCAGCTGTGGGGAAAAAAGCACTTTCTGATGCGGATACTATGCGGCTAGGGACTGCTTGTGCACTTAATGTTGAACAGGCTATTATCAATAGTGTTCGCTGA
- a CDS encoding sulfite exporter TauE/SafE family protein, with product MIFALYLITGAIAGVLSGLLGIGGGLIMVPLLTITLPYYHVPPEYLVHVAVATSLVIVLFNSALATYSHARNGNVLWKVLFLLTPFAVIGIIIGGNTANYLSSKALLTVFTLFLTYTVIKSALKIIRKHEINTSGQFQLPNKLYSFPYAIFVGAASSLLGIGAATTIVPFLRSAKLDMVKCAALATSLSIVTGFAATLLYIISGWHLNPYSEYATGYIYWPAVIGILIGATITVPLGTRLGRKLKDRTLAICFLVLLIIILIITTYKLFALP from the coding sequence ATGATCTTCGCTTTATATTTAATCACAGGTGCCATCGCCGGCGTTTTATCAGGTTTACTCGGCATTGGTGGTGGTCTAATCATGGTCCCCTTGCTTACTATTACCCTTCCCTACTATCATGTCCCTCCTGAGTATTTAGTCCATGTTGCTGTTGCAACCTCACTGGTGATTGTTTTGTTTAACTCAGCACTTGCTACCTATAGCCATGCTAGAAATGGCAATGTTCTATGGAAAGTGCTTTTTCTACTCACTCCCTTTGCTGTTATCGGCATTATCATTGGCGGCAATACAGCAAACTATCTAAGCAGCAAGGCATTACTCACAGTCTTTACTTTATTTCTCACCTATACCGTCATCAAATCAGCGCTAAAAATCATCCGTAAGCATGAAATTAATACTTCTGGTCAATTCCAGTTACCCAACAAACTTTATAGCTTTCCTTATGCCATCTTTGTCGGTGCTGCCTCATCCCTTTTAGGTATCGGTGCTGCCACAACGATTGTGCCTTTTTTAAGAAGCGCCAAATTAGATATGGTTAAATGTGCAGCCTTGGCCACCAGTCTAAGTATCGTGACCGGCTTTGCTGCAACATTACTCTATATTATCAGTGGCTGGCACTTAAATCCTTATTCAGAATATGCGACGGGTTATATTTATTGGCCGGCGGTCATCGGTATTCTGATCGGTGCAACCATCACAGTCCCTTTAGGCACCCGACTCGGACGCAAACTCAAAGACCGAACTCTAGCGATTTGTTTTTTAGTACTGCTGATTATTATATTAATCATTACCACTTATAAACTCTTCGCTCTGCCCTAA
- a CDS encoding YaiI/YqxD family protein: MKIWVDADACPKVIKEILFRAANRLRIELILVANQSLATPPSPYITSIQVAKGFDIADNYIVEQAKPSDLVITADIPLAAEIVDKGAHALNPRGELYDKENIKERLNIRDAMDELRGSGLISGGPAAFSQKDRQNFSNALDRFLAKAKRSI; this comes from the coding sequence ATGAAAATATGGGTCGATGCCGATGCTTGTCCTAAAGTGATCAAAGAGATTTTATTTCGCGCCGCTAACCGCTTGCGTATCGAACTTATCTTAGTTGCTAATCAATCTCTAGCAACACCACCTTCTCCATACATTACATCAATCCAGGTCGCCAAAGGTTTTGATATTGCCGATAACTACATTGTCGAGCAAGCAAAGCCCTCTGATTTAGTCATCACTGCGGACATTCCGCTCGCCGCTGAAATTGTTGATAAAGGGGCGCACGCTCTCAACCCTCGAGGTGAGCTTTATGACAAAGAAAATATCAAAGAACGCCTCAATATCCGTGATGCCATGGATGAGTTAAGAGGCTCTGGCTTAATTTCAGGCGGCCCAGCAGCCTTTAGTCAAAAAGACCGCCAAAATTTTTCTAATGCCTTAGATCGCTTCTTAGCAAAAGCCAAAAGGTCTATATAG
- the asd gene encoding archaetidylserine decarboxylase (Phosphatidylserine decarboxylase is synthesized as a single chain precursor. Generation of the pyruvoyl active site from a Ser is coupled to cleavage of a Gly-Ser bond between the larger (beta) and smaller (alpha chains). It is an integral membrane protein.), producing the protein AIASPVDGTISQIGTINKDQLIQAKGFNFSAASLLGSVKDARAFEDGLFTTLYLAPRDYHRVHMPFAGRLTHMRYIPGELFSVNPYTASHIDNLFARNERVVCFFETEHGPMAMILVGAIIVASIETVWAGTIAPGAHREVRTWQYNHDDHNHIDLDKGEEMGRFKLGSTVILLMGKEVAKWQEQLSTGQAVTMGMQLGELNSTTPATQTQETTSRGES; encoded by the coding sequence GCCATTGCCTCCCCTGTCGACGGTACGATTAGTCAAATCGGCACGATTAATAAAGACCAGCTGATTCAAGCCAAAGGCTTTAACTTCTCAGCAGCCTCACTACTTGGCAGTGTTAAAGATGCGCGTGCATTCGAAGATGGTTTATTTACCACACTTTATCTGGCTCCACGTGATTACCATCGTGTTCATATGCCCTTTGCCGGTCGCCTCACCCATATGCGTTATATCCCCGGCGAATTATTTTCAGTAAACCCCTATACAGCCAGTCACATCGATAATCTTTTTGCCCGCAATGAGCGTGTCGTCTGTTTTTTCGAAACTGAACACGGCCCGATGGCAATGATTCTAGTCGGTGCAATTATCGTCGCCAGCATCGAGACTGTCTGGGCTGGAACCATCGCCCCTGGTGCTCATAGAGAGGTGCGTACTTGGCAGTATAATCATGATGATCACAATCATATTGACCTGGACAAAGGCGAAGAAATGGGCCGCTTTAAACTCGGCTCTACAGTCATCCTTCTGATGGGTAAAGAGGTTGCTAAGTGGCAAGAGCAATTATCTACCGGTCAAGCGGTGACCATGGGCATGCAACTTGGCGAACTTAATTCAACGACTCCAGCTACGCAAACACAAGAAACAACTTCACGGGGTGAGTCATAA
- the rsgA gene encoding ribosome small subunit-dependent GTPase A has protein sequence MVFASEPEAQEILIDRYLVAAELQGIRPSLVLNKIDLLSLEAQKEYLQRFQHYRDMGYDLIQASTKGNHGLAPLCQALKGANNVFVGQSGVGKSSLVNMLLENDSARVAEISDSNQKGRHTTTAATLYHCPTGGNIIDSPGIREFGLWHIEPERLINGFIDFKPFIGHCQFRNCTHDNEKGCALTAAAKQGKIQPLRLTNYHRIMKTILESSHLANSAQKPTN, from the coding sequence ATCGTCTTCGCCTCAGAACCCGAAGCCCAAGAAATTCTGATCGACCGTTATTTAGTCGCCGCCGAACTGCAAGGCATTCGCCCCTCTTTAGTTTTAAATAAAATAGATCTACTTAGCCTCGAGGCTCAAAAAGAATATTTACAACGCTTTCAGCATTATCGTGATATGGGTTATGACTTGATTCAAGCCAGCACGAAAGGAAATCACGGCCTTGCCCCACTCTGCCAGGCCTTAAAAGGCGCGAATAATGTATTTGTCGGCCAGTCGGGCGTTGGAAAGTCATCATTGGTCAATATGCTACTTGAGAATGATTCAGCCCGAGTTGCAGAAATCTCCGACAGCAATCAAAAAGGTCGCCATACCACAACAGCAGCAACACTCTATCACTGCCCTACCGGCGGCAATATCATCGATTCTCCAGGCATCCGCGAGTTTGGCCTTTGGCATATCGAGCCTGAACGTCTGATCAACGGCTTTATTGACTTCAAACCCTTTATTGGTCACTGCCAGTTTCGTAATTGCACCCATGATAATGAGAAAGGCTGTGCCTTGACAGCCGCGGCAAAACAAGGGAAGATTCAGCCGCTGCGATTAACCAATTACCATCGCATTATGAAAACAATATTAGAATCAAGCCATTTAGCTAATTCTGCACAGAAACCGACGAACTGA
- a CDS encoding ribosome biogenesis GTPase RsgA family protein: MAKRRLSRRQSWRIEKTQQERIKRAEKQEQYIDDLLHSSELSAEEDGIVITQYGQSADVQITAGEVVRCFFRQNVGSVVAGDNVIFRQAKGSDGVIVANRPRHSELLRPDKYGKIKTIAANIGHILSSSPQNPKPKKF; this comes from the coding sequence ATGGCCAAACGACGTTTATCCCGCCGCCAATCGTGGCGCATTGAAAAAACACAGCAAGAGCGCATTAAACGTGCTGAGAAACAAGAGCAATACATCGATGATCTATTGCACTCTAGCGAGCTCAGCGCCGAAGAAGATGGCATTGTTATTACTCAGTATGGTCAAAGCGCCGATGTGCAAATAACAGCGGGCGAGGTCGTCCGCTGTTTCTTCCGTCAAAATGTCGGCTCAGTCGTCGCAGGAGACAATGTAATTTTTCGCCAAGCCAAAGGCTCCGACGGTGTCATTGTTGCCAACCGCCCCCGTCATTCAGAACTATTACGCCCTGATAAATATGGTAAAATTAAAACTATTGCAGCGAACATCGGCCATATTTTATCGTCTTCGCCTCAGAACCCGAAGCCCAAGAAATTCTGA
- the orn gene encoding oligoribonuclease, whose product MADENKSQNEQAGRMIWIDLEMTGLEVKQDKIIEIATIVTDAELNILAEGPVYAIHQSDAVLENMNEWCIKQHGQSGLTERVRKSDKSTQEAERLTIEFLSQHISKGASAMCGNSVHQDRAFLREYMPELEAFFHYRNIDVSTFKELAQRWNPEILKGLTKESKHLALDDIKDSIDELKYYRQKIWCPVQEEAQEKK is encoded by the coding sequence ATGGCAGACGAGAACAAGAGTCAAAATGAGCAAGCTGGGCGAATGATTTGGATTGATCTTGAGATGACAGGCTTAGAAGTCAAACAGGATAAAATCATTGAAATTGCAACCATAGTCACGGATGCTGAATTGAATATCCTTGCCGAAGGGCCAGTCTATGCGATTCATCAGTCAGATGCTGTGCTTGAAAACATGAATGAATGGTGCATTAAGCAGCATGGGCAATCAGGGTTGACTGAACGCGTGCGCAAGAGTGATAAGTCAACCCAAGAGGCTGAGCGCTTAACGATTGAGTTTTTAAGCCAGCATATTAGCAAAGGCGCTTCGGCGATGTGTGGAAACAGTGTTCATCAAGATCGCGCATTTTTAAGAGAATACATGCCTGAACTTGAAGCATTTTTCCATTATCGCAATATCGATGTCAGTACCTTTAAAGAGCTCGCTCAGCGCTGGAATCCTGAAATCTTAAAGGGCCTAACTAAGGAAAGTAAACATTTAGCGCTTGATGATATTAAAGATTCGATTGATGAGCTTAAATATTATCGCCAAAAAATTTGGTGCCCAGTACAAGAGGAAGCCCAAGAGAAAAAATGA
- the tsaE gene encoding tRNA (adenosine(37)-N6)-threonylcarbamoyltransferase complex ATPase subunit type 1 TsaE, with protein sequence MRDYQLSIADSRKMEAFGAKLASYCKQLSLLQLHGDLGAGKTTLTRGFLRGLQVTGAVKSPTYTLVELYDTPAVNVAHFDLYRLADPEELLFIGIEEYLAERLCIVEWPEKGLGVLPVADLECIISYEDEGRHLQFKAGSQAGQAVLVQLQSDLA encoded by the coding sequence ATGCGTGATTATCAGTTATCTATTGCAGATAGTAGAAAAATGGAAGCGTTTGGTGCAAAGCTTGCATCTTATTGTAAGCAGTTGAGTCTCTTGCAGTTGCATGGTGATCTCGGAGCAGGAAAAACAACACTAACGCGGGGTTTTCTGCGGGGGTTACAGGTGACAGGCGCTGTCAAAAGCCCGACATATACTTTGGTTGAGCTTTATGATACGCCTGCTGTGAATGTCGCACATTTTGACTTGTATCGCCTGGCTGATCCTGAAGAGTTGCTGTTTATTGGCATAGAAGAGTATTTAGCTGAACGTTTATGCATCGTCGAGTGGCCTGAGAAGGGCTTAGGGGTTTTACCGGTTGCAGATCTTGAATGTATCATCAGCTATGAAGACGAAGGGCGTCATCTTCAGTTTAAGGCAGGCAGTCAAGCGGGCCAGGCGGTGCTGGTGCAATTGCAGTCAGATCTGGCTTAA